In the genome of Spirochaetaceae bacterium, the window TCGAGCGCCACCCGGCGGGAGACGTTGCGGCAGCGCCGCCCGATTACCACCGCCAGCTCGCACTCGTAGTCGACCTTGTCGCTGCGCAGGGTGCGCGGCAGCATGATCGGGCCGCCGGGATCCTGAATCGACGACGGCATCTTCATGAACACCACCGGGTGATCGGGGATGGCGGCGCCCGACTCCTCGGCGTGGCGGCGGTAGTTGAGGCCGATGCAGACCACCGCCGGCGGCGCCACCGGGGCCAGCAGGCGCGCGCCGCCGATGATGCGGCGGGTCACCGACCAGGCGCCCGGACCGCCGGGACCAAGCGGGCCGCCGCCGGCCAGCGGGTCGCCGTTGATGGCGACGATCGATCCATCTTCTCGTTGACAGCCGTAGCCGACCGTTTCACCCTTGGCGTAGCGTACGATTCTCATGGCGCGCGATTGTAGCGCGGACACGCGCCGCAGCACGAGAGTCGAAGCGTCACAGCAGAGGAGCGGCGAGCCGGCGATGAAGCAAGTGAAATCGGACAAGGTGCGGTGGGGCAT includes:
- a CDS encoding fumarylacetoacetate hydrolase family protein — its product is MRIVRYAKGETVGYGCQREDGSIVAINGDPLAGGGPLGPGGPGAWSVTRRIIGGARLLAPVAPPAVVCIGLNYRRHAEESGAAIPDHPVVFMKMPSSIQDPGGPIMLPRTLRSDKVDYECELAVVIGRRCRNVSRRVALDYVLGYTCGNDVSARDWQNEWGGGQWCRGKTFDTFCPLGPALVTTDEIRNPNALRIRTVINGETLQDWNTSDMIFDVPALISFLSGSSTLEPGTVIMTGTPHGVGGARTPPRFLQPGDEVTVDIENIGSLTNPVVAEE